A portion of the Bactrocera neohumeralis isolate Rockhampton chromosome 2, APGP_CSIRO_Bneo_wtdbg2-racon-allhic-juicebox.fasta_v2, whole genome shotgun sequence genome contains these proteins:
- the LOC126754617 gene encoding embryonic polarity protein dorsal-like isoform X2: MDSDIYMNQLNDNNEKPKPKRTRKPVAIKKQLAEPNIKYKNAYVKIVEQPASKAVRFRYECEGRTAGSIPGVNSTPALRTYPTIEIVGYKGPSVCVVSCVSTDHPYRPHPHTLVGKEGCKSGVYTCSVNEVTMRAELYNLGIQCVKKKDIEASLKMREEVRVDPFKTGFSHATQPCSIDINSVRLCFQVFIKGETGHFTVPLKPVVTDPIYDKKSKADLIIREMCSSGTVLGNTTIMLLCEKVTKEDIAVRFFEEKNGAVVWQAYGEFDPSSVHKQTAITLRTPQYHNTDIEEPVPVFVQLQRPSDGAVGEPWQFKYEPVKKSRLRRKCRLNDLTMTSLKVSENQTVTNKPIQNNITLVATQANLDKFFVSGEMTPSPEPMSPSSSTSKSDTSTTTSPYGKVTEVINLENGTVDVQETLNVEIFPTTLEIHEESKVYKGNRKSLFPKLKTIQDQQQQANLDELLQQPNQAQIQQQQSQGHQLPQPEQQPQLQQHQSISPQLQVQQEQQYPPPPQLQQPIIPPQQPLHPQQEQQHPPPLRVQQPIIPQQQQQPQQPLHPQQEQQHPPPLRVQQPIIPQQQHQPQQPLHPQQEQQHPPPLRPQQPLHPQQEQQHPPPLQLQQPILPQQQQQPQQPLHPQQEQQHPPPLQLQQPIIPQQQQQPQQPLHPQQEQQHPPPLRVQQPILPQQQQQPQQPLHPQQEQQHPPPLRVQQPILPQQQQQPQQPLHPQQEQQHPPPLRVQQPILPQQQQQPQQPLYPQPLQMPYQQQGVPQQPQTELQQQQQWRLMQQLQQLFLGDTNREEKLTSILALAVAALSNNPLNVQHFLNATASAMSQNGQHNSVQSSTQQQPLQPSPPPQQQNPFVPPHQQQQLIAPQQRQPSQQQNDLSQSQFQQQSNVATSSNEEPLVGEAAAKNNSDSETRIETSSISQLLNLDSDQLVQICDDTLLDHTITDDF, encoded by the exons ATGGATTCAGATATCTATATGAATCAGCTCAACGACAACAACGAAAAACCAAAGCCAAAGCGAACACGAAAACCGGTAGCGATTAAAAAACAGCTAGCTGAGccgaatataaaatataaaaacgctTATGTCAAAATTGTAGAGCAGCCGGCAAGTAAAGCTGTGAGATTCCGCTATGAGTGCGAAGGACGTACGGCCGGGTCCATACCGGGTGTAAATTCGACGCCGGCATTGCGAACATATCCTACAATCGAAATTGTTGGCTACAAAGGTCCTTCGGTGTGTGTCGTGTCTTGTGTGTCCACGGATCACCCATATAGACCACACCCTCATACTTTGGTAGGTAAGGAGGGTTGCAAAAGTGGTGTGTACACGTGTAGTGTAAACGAGGTTACTATGCGTGCCGAGCTCTATAACCTGGGTATACAGTGTGTTAAGAAAAAAGACATTGAAGCCTCACTGAAGATGCGTGAAGAAGTACGCGTTGATCCATTCAAAACTGGCTTTTCACATGCAACGCAACCGTGTAGTATAGATATCAACTCGGTGCGCTTGTGTTTCCAAGTTTTTATCAAAGGCGAAACTGGACATTTCACTGTGCCATTGAAGCCCGTCGTCACCGATCCCATCTATGATAAGAAGTCGAAGGCAGACCTCATTATTCGTGAGATGTGCAGTTCGGGAACGGTGCTGGGCAACACGACAATCATGTTGCTCTGCGAGAAGGTGACGAAGGAAGACATAGCGGTGCGTTTTTTCGAGGAGAAAAATGGTGCTGTGGTTTGGCAAGCTTATGGCGAGTTTGATCCCTCCAGTGTGCACAAACAAACCGCAATTACATTGAGAACTCCACAATATCACAACACCGATATTGAAGAGCCCGTGCCGGTATTCGTGCAACTACAAAGACCTTCCGATGGTGCCGTCGGTGAGCCTTGGCAATTCAAATATGAACCAGTCAAAAAGTCACGGTTAAGACGTAAATGTAGACTAAACGATCTTACTATGACCTCACTTAAAGTTAGTGAGAACCAGACGGTTACCAATAAACCGATACAAAATAACATTACCCTTGTTGCCACACAAGCAAATTTGGATAAGTTCTTCGTATCTGGTGAGATGACACCATCGCCAGAACCAATGTCACCGTCGTCATCAACCAGCAAGAGTGATACGTCGACAACAACTTCGCCTTACGGCAAGGTCACGGAGGTGATTAACCTGGAAAATGGTACGGTGGACGTCCAAGAAACTCTCAATGTTGAGATATTTCCAACGACACTGGAAATTCATGAGGAGAGTAAAGTTTATAAGGGTAACCGAAAGTCTCTATTTCCAAAACTTAAAACCATTCAAgaccagcaacaacaagctaATTTGGATGAGCTGTTGCAGCAACCGAATCAGGCCcaaatacagcaacaacaatcacaagGACACCAATTGCCGCAACCagaacaacaaccacaattacaacaacatcaatCTATTTCGCCGCAGTTGCAAGTTcagcaagaacaacaatatCCACCGCCGCCACAATTGCAACAACCAATTATTCCGCCACAACAACCACTCCATCCtcagcaagaacaacaacatcCACCACCGCTACGAGTGCAACAACCAATTATtccacagcaacagcagcagccgcAACAACCACTCCATCCtcagcaagaacaacaacatcCACCACCGCTACGAGTGCAACAACCAATTATTCCGCAGCAACAGCATCAGCCACAACAACCACTCCATCCtcagcaagaacaacaacatcCACCACCGCTACGA ccgcAACAACCACTCCATCCtcagcaagaacaacaacatcCACCACCGCTACAACTGCAACAACCAATTCTtccgcagcaacagcagcagccgcAACAACCACTCCATCCtcagcaagaacaacaacatcCACCACCGCTACAACTGCAACAACCAATTATtccgcagcaacagcagcagccgcAACAACCACTCCATCCtcagcaagaacaacaacatcCACCACCGCTACGAGTGCAACAACCAATTCTtccgcagcaacagcagcagccgcAACAACCACTCCATCCtcagcaagaacaacaacatcCACCACCGCTACGAGTGCAACAACCAATTCTTcctcagcaacagcagcagccgcAACAACCACTCCATCCtcagcaagaacaacaacatcCACCACCGCTACGAGTGCAACAACCAATTCTTcctcagcaacagcagcagccgcAACAACCACTCTATCCTCAGCCACTTCAGATGCCGTACCAGCAACAAGGGGTTCCCCAACAACCGCAAACGgagctgcagcaacaacaacaatggcgttTGATGCAGCAACTGCAACAACTATTTCTTGGTGACACGAACAGGGAAGAGAAACTCACCAGCATTTTGGCTTTAGCTGTTGCAGCGCTGAGCAATAATCCCCTCAACGTGCAACATTTCCTTAATGCCACTGCAAGCGCCATGTCACAGAATGGTCAGCATAATTCCGTTCAAAGCAGTACACAGCAACAGCCGCTGCAGCCGTCTCCGCCGCCTCAACAACAAAATCCATTTGTACCGCctcatcagcaacaacaattaataGCGCCTCAACAACGGCAAccatcacaacaacaaaacgattTATCTCAATCACAATTCCAACAACAATCTAACGTCGCCACTAGTAGCAACGAAGAACCTTTGGTGGGCGAGGCCGCTGCCAAGAATAACAGTGATTCCGAGACGCGTATAGAGACTTCCTCCATAAGCCAATTGCTGAATTTGGATAGTGATCAATTGGTACAGATCTGCGATGACACACTACTCGATCACACCATCACTGACGACTTCTAA
- the LOC126754617 gene encoding embryonic polarity protein dorsal-like isoform X18: MDSDIYMNQLNDNNEKPKPKRTRKPVAIKKQLAEPNIKYKNAYVKIVEQPASKAVRFRYECEGRTAGSIPGVNSTPALRTYPTIEIVGYKGPSVCVVSCVSTDHPYRPHPHTLVGKEGCKSGVYTCSVNEVTMRAELYNLGIQCVKKKDIEASLKMREEVRVDPFKTGFSHATQPCSIDINSVRLCFQVFIKGETGHFTVPLKPVVTDPIYDKKSKADLIIREMCSSGTVLGNTTIMLLCEKVTKEDIAVRFFEEKNGAVVWQAYGEFDPSSVHKQTAITLRTPQYHNTDIEEPVPVFVQLQRPSDGAVGEPWQFKYEPVKKSRLRRKCRLNDLTMTSLKVSENQTVTNKPIQNNITLVATQANLDKFFVSGEMTPSPEPMSPSSSTSKSDTSTTTSPYGKVTEVINLENGTVDVQETLNVEIFPTTLEIHEESKVYKGNRKSLFPKLKTIQDQQQQANLDELLQQPNQAQIQQQQSQGHQLPQPEQQPQLQQHQSISPQLQVQQEQQYPPPPQLQQPIIPPQQPLHPQQEQQHPPPLRVQQPIIPQQQQQPQQPLHPQQEQQHPPPLRPQQPLHPQQEQQHPPPLRVQQPILPQQQQQPQQPLYPQPLQMPYQQQGVPQQPQTELQQQQQWRLMQQLQQLFLGDTNREEKLTSILALAVAALSNNPLNVQHFLNATASAMSQNGQHNSVQSSTQQQPLQPSPPPQQQNPFVPPHQQQQLIAPQQRQPSQQQNDLSQSQFQQQSNVATSSNEEPLVGEAAAKNNSDSETRIETSSISQLLNLDSDQLVQICDDTLLDHTITDDF, encoded by the exons ATGGATTCAGATATCTATATGAATCAGCTCAACGACAACAACGAAAAACCAAAGCCAAAGCGAACACGAAAACCGGTAGCGATTAAAAAACAGCTAGCTGAGccgaatataaaatataaaaacgctTATGTCAAAATTGTAGAGCAGCCGGCAAGTAAAGCTGTGAGATTCCGCTATGAGTGCGAAGGACGTACGGCCGGGTCCATACCGGGTGTAAATTCGACGCCGGCATTGCGAACATATCCTACAATCGAAATTGTTGGCTACAAAGGTCCTTCGGTGTGTGTCGTGTCTTGTGTGTCCACGGATCACCCATATAGACCACACCCTCATACTTTGGTAGGTAAGGAGGGTTGCAAAAGTGGTGTGTACACGTGTAGTGTAAACGAGGTTACTATGCGTGCCGAGCTCTATAACCTGGGTATACAGTGTGTTAAGAAAAAAGACATTGAAGCCTCACTGAAGATGCGTGAAGAAGTACGCGTTGATCCATTCAAAACTGGCTTTTCACATGCAACGCAACCGTGTAGTATAGATATCAACTCGGTGCGCTTGTGTTTCCAAGTTTTTATCAAAGGCGAAACTGGACATTTCACTGTGCCATTGAAGCCCGTCGTCACCGATCCCATCTATGATAAGAAGTCGAAGGCAGACCTCATTATTCGTGAGATGTGCAGTTCGGGAACGGTGCTGGGCAACACGACAATCATGTTGCTCTGCGAGAAGGTGACGAAGGAAGACATAGCGGTGCGTTTTTTCGAGGAGAAAAATGGTGCTGTGGTTTGGCAAGCTTATGGCGAGTTTGATCCCTCCAGTGTGCACAAACAAACCGCAATTACATTGAGAACTCCACAATATCACAACACCGATATTGAAGAGCCCGTGCCGGTATTCGTGCAACTACAAAGACCTTCCGATGGTGCCGTCGGTGAGCCTTGGCAATTCAAATATGAACCAGTCAAAAAGTCACGGTTAAGACGTAAATGTAGACTAAACGATCTTACTATGACCTCACTTAAAGTTAGTGAGAACCAGACGGTTACCAATAAACCGATACAAAATAACATTACCCTTGTTGCCACACAAGCAAATTTGGATAAGTTCTTCGTATCTGGTGAGATGACACCATCGCCAGAACCAATGTCACCGTCGTCATCAACCAGCAAGAGTGATACGTCGACAACAACTTCGCCTTACGGCAAGGTCACGGAGGTGATTAACCTGGAAAATGGTACGGTGGACGTCCAAGAAACTCTCAATGTTGAGATATTTCCAACGACACTGGAAATTCATGAGGAGAGTAAAGTTTATAAGGGTAACCGAAAGTCTCTATTTCCAAAACTTAAAACCATTCAAgaccagcaacaacaagctaATTTGGATGAGCTGTTGCAGCAACCGAATCAGGCCcaaatacagcaacaacaatcacaagGACACCAATTGCCGCAACCagaacaacaaccacaattacaacaacatcaatCTATTTCGCCGCAGTTGCAAGTTcagcaagaacaacaatatCCACCGCCGCCACAATTGCAACAACCAATTATTCCGCCACAACAACCACTCCATCCtcagcaagaacaacaacatcCACCACCGCTACGAGTGCAACAACCAATTATtccacagcaacagcagcagccgcAACAACCACTCCATCCtcagcaagaacaacaacatcCACCACCGCTACGA ccgcAACAACCACTCCATCCtcagcaagaacaacaacatcCACCACCGCTACGAGTGCAACAACCAATTCTTcctcagcaacagcagcagccgcAACAACCACTCTATCCTCAGCCACTTCAGATGCCGTACCAGCAACAAGGGGTTCCCCAACAACCGCAAACGgagctgcagcaacaacaacaatggcgttTGATGCAGCAACTGCAACAACTATTTCTTGGTGACACGAACAGGGAAGAGAAACTCACCAGCATTTTGGCTTTAGCTGTTGCAGCGCTGAGCAATAATCCCCTCAACGTGCAACATTTCCTTAATGCCACTGCAAGCGCCATGTCACAGAATGGTCAGCATAATTCCGTTCAAAGCAGTACACAGCAACAGCCGCTGCAGCCGTCTCCGCCGCCTCAACAACAAAATCCATTTGTACCGCctcatcagcaacaacaattaataGCGCCTCAACAACGGCAAccatcacaacaacaaaacgattTATCTCAATCACAATTCCAACAACAATCTAACGTCGCCACTAGTAGCAACGAAGAACCTTTGGTGGGCGAGGCCGCTGCCAAGAATAACAGTGATTCCGAGACGCGTATAGAGACTTCCTCCATAAGCCAATTGCTGAATTTGGATAGTGATCAATTGGTACAGATCTGCGATGACACACTACTCGATCACACCATCACTGACGACTTCTAA
- the LOC126754617 gene encoding embryonic polarity protein dorsal-like isoform X5: protein MDSDIYMNQLNDNNEKPKPKRTRKPVAIKKQLAEPNIKYKNAYVKIVEQPASKAVRFRYECEGRTAGSIPGVNSTPALRTYPTIEIVGYKGPSVCVVSCVSTDHPYRPHPHTLVGKEGCKSGVYTCSVNEVTMRAELYNLGIQCVKKKDIEASLKMREEVRVDPFKTGFSHATQPCSIDINSVRLCFQVFIKGETGHFTVPLKPVVTDPIYDKKSKADLIIREMCSSGTVLGNTTIMLLCEKVTKEDIAVRFFEEKNGAVVWQAYGEFDPSSVHKQTAITLRTPQYHNTDIEEPVPVFVQLQRPSDGAVGEPWQFKYEPVKKSRLRRKCRLNDLTMTSLKVSENQTVTNKPIQNNITLVATQANLDKFFVSGEMTPSPEPMSPSSSTSKSDTSTTTSPYGKVTEVINLENGTVDVQETLNVEIFPTTLEIHEESKVYKGNRKSLFPKLKTIQDQQQQANLDELLQQPNQAQIQQQQSQGHQLPQPEQQPQLQQHQSISPQLQVQQEQQYPPPPQLQQPIIPPQQPLHPQQEQQHPPPLRVQQPIIPQQQQQPQQPLHPQQEQQHPPPLRVQQPIIPQQQHQPQQPLHPQQEQQHPPPLRPQQPLHPQQEQQHPPPLQLQQPIIPQQQQQPQQPLHPQQEQQHPPPLRVQQPILPQQQQQPQQPLHPQQEQQHPPPLRVQQPILPQQQQQPQQPLHPQQEQQHPPPLRVQQPILPQQQQQPQQPLYPQPLQMPYQQQGVPQQPQTELQQQQQWRLMQQLQQLFLGDTNREEKLTSILALAVAALSNNPLNVQHFLNATASAMSQNGQHNSVQSSTQQQPLQPSPPPQQQNPFVPPHQQQQLIAPQQRQPSQQQNDLSQSQFQQQSNVATSSNEEPLVGEAAAKNNSDSETRIETSSISQLLNLDSDQLVQICDDTLLDHTITDDF from the exons ATGGATTCAGATATCTATATGAATCAGCTCAACGACAACAACGAAAAACCAAAGCCAAAGCGAACACGAAAACCGGTAGCGATTAAAAAACAGCTAGCTGAGccgaatataaaatataaaaacgctTATGTCAAAATTGTAGAGCAGCCGGCAAGTAAAGCTGTGAGATTCCGCTATGAGTGCGAAGGACGTACGGCCGGGTCCATACCGGGTGTAAATTCGACGCCGGCATTGCGAACATATCCTACAATCGAAATTGTTGGCTACAAAGGTCCTTCGGTGTGTGTCGTGTCTTGTGTGTCCACGGATCACCCATATAGACCACACCCTCATACTTTGGTAGGTAAGGAGGGTTGCAAAAGTGGTGTGTACACGTGTAGTGTAAACGAGGTTACTATGCGTGCCGAGCTCTATAACCTGGGTATACAGTGTGTTAAGAAAAAAGACATTGAAGCCTCACTGAAGATGCGTGAAGAAGTACGCGTTGATCCATTCAAAACTGGCTTTTCACATGCAACGCAACCGTGTAGTATAGATATCAACTCGGTGCGCTTGTGTTTCCAAGTTTTTATCAAAGGCGAAACTGGACATTTCACTGTGCCATTGAAGCCCGTCGTCACCGATCCCATCTATGATAAGAAGTCGAAGGCAGACCTCATTATTCGTGAGATGTGCAGTTCGGGAACGGTGCTGGGCAACACGACAATCATGTTGCTCTGCGAGAAGGTGACGAAGGAAGACATAGCGGTGCGTTTTTTCGAGGAGAAAAATGGTGCTGTGGTTTGGCAAGCTTATGGCGAGTTTGATCCCTCCAGTGTGCACAAACAAACCGCAATTACATTGAGAACTCCACAATATCACAACACCGATATTGAAGAGCCCGTGCCGGTATTCGTGCAACTACAAAGACCTTCCGATGGTGCCGTCGGTGAGCCTTGGCAATTCAAATATGAACCAGTCAAAAAGTCACGGTTAAGACGTAAATGTAGACTAAACGATCTTACTATGACCTCACTTAAAGTTAGTGAGAACCAGACGGTTACCAATAAACCGATACAAAATAACATTACCCTTGTTGCCACACAAGCAAATTTGGATAAGTTCTTCGTATCTGGTGAGATGACACCATCGCCAGAACCAATGTCACCGTCGTCATCAACCAGCAAGAGTGATACGTCGACAACAACTTCGCCTTACGGCAAGGTCACGGAGGTGATTAACCTGGAAAATGGTACGGTGGACGTCCAAGAAACTCTCAATGTTGAGATATTTCCAACGACACTGGAAATTCATGAGGAGAGTAAAGTTTATAAGGGTAACCGAAAGTCTCTATTTCCAAAACTTAAAACCATTCAAgaccagcaacaacaagctaATTTGGATGAGCTGTTGCAGCAACCGAATCAGGCCcaaatacagcaacaacaatcacaagGACACCAATTGCCGCAACCagaacaacaaccacaattacaacaacatcaatCTATTTCGCCGCAGTTGCAAGTTcagcaagaacaacaatatCCACCGCCGCCACAATTGCAACAACCAATTATTCCGCCACAACAACCACTCCATCCtcagcaagaacaacaacatcCACCACCGCTACGAGTGCAACAACCAATTATtccacagcaacagcagcagccgcAACAACCACTCCATCCtcagcaagaacaacaacatcCACCACCGCTACGAGTGCAACAACCAATTATTCCGCAGCAACAGCATCAGCCACAACAACCACTCCATCCtcagcaagaacaacaacatcCACCACCGCTACGA ccgcAACAACCACTCCATCCtcagcaagaacaacaacatcCACCACCGCTACAACTGCAACAACCAATTATtccgcagcaacagcagcagccgcAACAACCACTCCATCCtcagcaagaacaacaacatcCACCACCGCTACGAGTGCAACAACCAATTCTtccgcagcaacagcagcagccgcAACAACCACTCCATCCtcagcaagaacaacaacatcCACCACCGCTACGAGTGCAACAACCAATTCTTcctcagcaacagcagcagccgcAACAACCACTCCATCCtcagcaagaacaacaacatcCACCACCGCTACGAGTGCAACAACCAATTCTTcctcagcaacagcagcagccgcAACAACCACTCTATCCTCAGCCACTTCAGATGCCGTACCAGCAACAAGGGGTTCCCCAACAACCGCAAACGgagctgcagcaacaacaacaatggcgttTGATGCAGCAACTGCAACAACTATTTCTTGGTGACACGAACAGGGAAGAGAAACTCACCAGCATTTTGGCTTTAGCTGTTGCAGCGCTGAGCAATAATCCCCTCAACGTGCAACATTTCCTTAATGCCACTGCAAGCGCCATGTCACAGAATGGTCAGCATAATTCCGTTCAAAGCAGTACACAGCAACAGCCGCTGCAGCCGTCTCCGCCGCCTCAACAACAAAATCCATTTGTACCGCctcatcagcaacaacaattaataGCGCCTCAACAACGGCAAccatcacaacaacaaaacgattTATCTCAATCACAATTCCAACAACAATCTAACGTCGCCACTAGTAGCAACGAAGAACCTTTGGTGGGCGAGGCCGCTGCCAAGAATAACAGTGATTCCGAGACGCGTATAGAGACTTCCTCCATAAGCCAATTGCTGAATTTGGATAGTGATCAATTGGTACAGATCTGCGATGACACACTACTCGATCACACCATCACTGACGACTTCTAA
- the LOC126754617 gene encoding embryonic polarity protein dorsal-like isoform X13, whose amino-acid sequence MDSDIYMNQLNDNNEKPKPKRTRKPVAIKKQLAEPNIKYKNAYVKIVEQPASKAVRFRYECEGRTAGSIPGVNSTPALRTYPTIEIVGYKGPSVCVVSCVSTDHPYRPHPHTLVGKEGCKSGVYTCSVNEVTMRAELYNLGIQCVKKKDIEASLKMREEVRVDPFKTGFSHATQPCSIDINSVRLCFQVFIKGETGHFTVPLKPVVTDPIYDKKSKADLIIREMCSSGTVLGNTTIMLLCEKVTKEDIAVRFFEEKNGAVVWQAYGEFDPSSVHKQTAITLRTPQYHNTDIEEPVPVFVQLQRPSDGAVGEPWQFKYEPVKKSRLRRKCRLNDLTMTSLKVSENQTVTNKPIQNNITLVATQANLDKFFVSGEMTPSPEPMSPSSSTSKSDTSTTTSPYGKVTEVINLENGTVDVQETLNVEIFPTTLEIHEESKVYKGNRKSLFPKLKTIQDQQQQANLDELLQQPNQAQIQQQQSQGHQLPQPEQQPQLQQHQSISPQLQVQQEQQYPPPPQLQQPIIPPQQPLHPQQEQQHPPPLRVQQPIIPQQQQQPQQPLHPQQEQQHPPPLRVQQPIIPQQQHQPQQPLHPQQEQQHPPPLRPQQPLHPQQEQQHPPPLRVQQPILPQQQQQPQQPLHPQQEQQHPPPLRVQQPILPQQQQQPQQPLYPQPLQMPYQQQGVPQQPQTELQQQQQWRLMQQLQQLFLGDTNREEKLTSILALAVAALSNNPLNVQHFLNATASAMSQNGQHNSVQSSTQQQPLQPSPPPQQQNPFVPPHQQQQLIAPQQRQPSQQQNDLSQSQFQQQSNVATSSNEEPLVGEAAAKNNSDSETRIETSSISQLLNLDSDQLVQICDDTLLDHTITDDF is encoded by the exons ATGGATTCAGATATCTATATGAATCAGCTCAACGACAACAACGAAAAACCAAAGCCAAAGCGAACACGAAAACCGGTAGCGATTAAAAAACAGCTAGCTGAGccgaatataaaatataaaaacgctTATGTCAAAATTGTAGAGCAGCCGGCAAGTAAAGCTGTGAGATTCCGCTATGAGTGCGAAGGACGTACGGCCGGGTCCATACCGGGTGTAAATTCGACGCCGGCATTGCGAACATATCCTACAATCGAAATTGTTGGCTACAAAGGTCCTTCGGTGTGTGTCGTGTCTTGTGTGTCCACGGATCACCCATATAGACCACACCCTCATACTTTGGTAGGTAAGGAGGGTTGCAAAAGTGGTGTGTACACGTGTAGTGTAAACGAGGTTACTATGCGTGCCGAGCTCTATAACCTGGGTATACAGTGTGTTAAGAAAAAAGACATTGAAGCCTCACTGAAGATGCGTGAAGAAGTACGCGTTGATCCATTCAAAACTGGCTTTTCACATGCAACGCAACCGTGTAGTATAGATATCAACTCGGTGCGCTTGTGTTTCCAAGTTTTTATCAAAGGCGAAACTGGACATTTCACTGTGCCATTGAAGCCCGTCGTCACCGATCCCATCTATGATAAGAAGTCGAAGGCAGACCTCATTATTCGTGAGATGTGCAGTTCGGGAACGGTGCTGGGCAACACGACAATCATGTTGCTCTGCGAGAAGGTGACGAAGGAAGACATAGCGGTGCGTTTTTTCGAGGAGAAAAATGGTGCTGTGGTTTGGCAAGCTTATGGCGAGTTTGATCCCTCCAGTGTGCACAAACAAACCGCAATTACATTGAGAACTCCACAATATCACAACACCGATATTGAAGAGCCCGTGCCGGTATTCGTGCAACTACAAAGACCTTCCGATGGTGCCGTCGGTGAGCCTTGGCAATTCAAATATGAACCAGTCAAAAAGTCACGGTTAAGACGTAAATGTAGACTAAACGATCTTACTATGACCTCACTTAAAGTTAGTGAGAACCAGACGGTTACCAATAAACCGATACAAAATAACATTACCCTTGTTGCCACACAAGCAAATTTGGATAAGTTCTTCGTATCTGGTGAGATGACACCATCGCCAGAACCAATGTCACCGTCGTCATCAACCAGCAAGAGTGATACGTCGACAACAACTTCGCCTTACGGCAAGGTCACGGAGGTGATTAACCTGGAAAATGGTACGGTGGACGTCCAAGAAACTCTCAATGTTGAGATATTTCCAACGACACTGGAAATTCATGAGGAGAGTAAAGTTTATAAGGGTAACCGAAAGTCTCTATTTCCAAAACTTAAAACCATTCAAgaccagcaacaacaagctaATTTGGATGAGCTGTTGCAGCAACCGAATCAGGCCcaaatacagcaacaacaatcacaagGACACCAATTGCCGCAACCagaacaacaaccacaattacaacaacatcaatCTATTTCGCCGCAGTTGCAAGTTcagcaagaacaacaatatCCACCGCCGCCACAATTGCAACAACCAATTATTCCGCCACAACAACCACTCCATCCtcagcaagaacaacaacatcCACCACCGCTACGAGTGCAACAACCAATTATtccacagcaacagcagcagccgcAACAACCACTCCATCCtcagcaagaacaacaacatcCACCACCGCTACGAGTGCAACAACCAATTATTCCGCAGCAACAGCATCAGCCACAACAACCACTCCATCCtcagcaagaacaacaacatcCACCACCGCTACGA ccgcAACAACCACTCCATCCtcagcaagaacaacaacatcCACCACCGCTACGAGTGCAACAACCAATTCTTcctcagcaacagcagcagccgcAACAACCACTCCATCCtcagcaagaacaacaacatcCACCACCGCTACGAGTGCAACAACCAATTCTTcctcagcaacagcagcagccgcAACAACCACTCTATCCTCAGCCACTTCAGATGCCGTACCAGCAACAAGGGGTTCCCCAACAACCGCAAACGgagctgcagcaacaacaacaatggcgttTGATGCAGCAACTGCAACAACTATTTCTTGGTGACACGAACAGGGAAGAGAAACTCACCAGCATTTTGGCTTTAGCTGTTGCAGCGCTGAGCAATAATCCCCTCAACGTGCAACATTTCCTTAATGCCACTGCAAGCGCCATGTCACAGAATGGTCAGCATAATTCCGTTCAAAGCAGTACACAGCAACAGCCGCTGCAGCCGTCTCCGCCGCCTCAACAACAAAATCCATTTGTACCGCctcatcagcaacaacaattaataGCGCCTCAACAACGGCAAccatcacaacaacaaaacgattTATCTCAATCACAATTCCAACAACAATCTAACGTCGCCACTAGTAGCAACGAAGAACCTTTGGTGGGCGAGGCCGCTGCCAAGAATAACAGTGATTCCGAGACGCGTATAGAGACTTCCTCCATAAGCCAATTGCTGAATTTGGATAGTGATCAATTGGTACAGATCTGCGATGACACACTACTCGATCACACCATCACTGACGACTTCTAA